The Cottoperca gobio unplaced genomic scaffold, fCotGob3.1 fCotGob3_240arrow_ctg1, whole genome shotgun sequence genome contains a region encoding:
- the ulk3 gene encoding serine/threonine-protein kinase ULK3, translating into MASTSSFAPPKLSDFILTERLGSGTYATVYKAYRKGDSREVVAVKVVGKKTLNRASTENLLTEIEILKTMRHPHIVQLKDFQWDAENIYLILEWCSGGDLSCFIRSRRILPERVVRRFLQQMACALQFLHERNISHLDLKPQNILLSGSVLKLADFGFAQYMSPWDEQSVLRGSPLYMAPEMVCRRQYDSRVDLWSVGVILYEALFGRAPFASRSYAELEEKIRSNQPIELPPGARVSKDCRDLLLRLLERNPDARITFAEFFTHPFVDMEHMPSAESLVKAKEMVLQAVQKDQEGERSAALSLYCSALEHFVPSIHYETDRQRKDALRQKVSQYVSRAEELKALVASDNRLSFEEARTSRDVLREMSRDKPRLLAALEMSSAAIIKEESGCGDQEALDVYQQGLGELLLALAAEPQGRRRELLHSEIKSLMTRAEYLKKNIKMQETQRDVSLERESLADSVRSSCCLQ; encoded by the exons ATGGCGTCAACGTCCAGCTTTGCTCCTCCGAAACTGTCCGACTTCATCCTCACGGAGCGGCTGGGCAGTGGAACCTATGCAACCGTCTACAAAGCCTACAGGAAG GGGGACAGTCGGGAGGTGGTGGCAGTGAAGGTGGTTGGGAAGAAGACTCTGAACAGGGCATCGACGGAAAACCTGCTCACAGAGATAGAAATCCTCAAGACGATGCGTCACCCTCATATAGTCCAGCTCAAAGACTTTCAG TGGGATGCTGAGAACATTTATCTGATCCTGGAGTGGTGCTCTGGTGGAGATCTCTCCTGCTTCATTCGCAGCCGCAGGATTTTACCAGAGCGGGTGGTCCGGCGCTTCCTGCAACAGATGG CCTGTGCCCTTCAGTTTCTTCATGAGCGAAACATCTCACATCTGGACCTGAAACCCCAAAACATTCTGCTCAGCGGCTCTGTCCTAAAACTAGCAG ATTTTGGTTTCGCTCAGTACATGTCACCTTGGGATGAGCAGAGTGTCCTGAGAGGCTCTCCTCTTTACATGGCTCCTGAGATGGTGTGTCGACGCCAATATGACTCCAGGGTGGATCTCTGGTCAGTGGGAGTCATTCTCTATG AGGCCCTGTTTGGGCGAGCACCCTTTGCATCAAGGTCTTACGCTGAGCTGGAGGAGAAGATCCGCAGTAACCAACCTATTGAG CTCCCTCCTGGGGCCAGGGTATCCAAGGACTGCAGAGACCTTCTGTTGCGGCTGCTAGAGAGAAATCCAGATGCCCGGATCACCTTTGCAGAGTTCTTCACCCACCCTTTTGTTGATATGGAGCACATGCCGAGTGCAGAGAGCCTTGTGAAAGCG AAAGAGATGGTCCTGCAGGCTGTTCAGAAGGACCAGGAGGGGGAGAGGtccgctgctctctctctttactgCAGTGCCCTTGAGCACTTTGTCCCCTCGATTCACT ACGAGACAGACCGACAACGTAAAGATGCCCTCAGGCAGAAG GTCAGCCAGTATGTGTCCAGAGCCGAGGAGCTGAAAGCCCTGGTGGCCTCAGACAACAGACTGAGCTTTGAGGAGGCCCGGACCTCCAGAGATGTCCTCCGAG AAATGTCTCGAGACAAACCCCGACTGCTGGCTGCTCTGGAGATGTCCTCTGCTGCCATTATTAAG GAGGAGAGTGGATGTGGTGATCAGGAGGCCCTGGATGTGTACCAGCAGGGCTTAGGAGAACTCCTGTTGGCGCTAGCAG cCGAGCCCCAGGGCCGCAGGAGAGAGCTGCTCCACAGCGAG ATTAAAAGCCTCATGACCAGAGCTGAATACCTCAAAAAGAATATCAAG atgcaGGAGACCCAGAGGGACGTGTCTCTGGAGCGAGAATCTCTCGCCGACTCTGTCAGAAGCT CTTGCTGTTTGCAGTGA